The DNA segment tccttctctctctctctcggtgcGTGTGTTGTGTCTCACTcatgctcgcactgtgcgatcGTGCCATCGAACGCACCACAGAACGAACCGGAAGGTACGCCGGAACTGCCCGCGGCCAACAGGGCCCTCTTCCTCGAGAAGGTGCGCCAGTCGAACACCGCGTGCCAGAACGGTGACTTCAGCACCGCCGTCCAGCTGTACACGGACGCGCTCGGGCTGGACCCGGGCAACCACATCCTCTACAGCAACCGGTCGGCCGCCCGGCTGAAGCAGGGCCAGTTTGCGCTCGCCCTGCAGGATGCGACGCGGGCCCGCGAGCTCTGCCCCCAGTGGCCGAAGGCGTACTTCCGCCAGGGGGTCGCGCTGCAGTGTCTCGGCCGGTACGGCGAAGCGCTGGCCGCGTTCAGTGCCGGGCTGGCGCAGGACCCCAACAGCAAGCAGCTGCTGGCCGGGCTGGTAGAGGCATCGATCAAGAGCCCGCTGCGCCATGCCCTCGAGCCCACCTTCCAGCAGCTGAAGGCGATGAAGCTCGACCAGTCCCCGTTCGTGGTGATTTCGGTGGTGGGGCAGGAGCTGCTCGGCGCCGGCCAGTACCATGCGGCCGTGACCGTGCTCGAGTCGGCGCTGCGCATCGGCTCGTGCTCGCTGAAGCTGCGCGGGTCCGTCTTTTCCGCGCTCAGCTCCGCCCACTGGGCGCTGAACCAGCTGGACAAAGCGATCGCCTATATGCAGCAAGACCTGGCGGTGGCCAAAAGCTTGGGCGACACGGCGGGCGAGTGCCGGGCGCACGGGAACCTCGGCTCGGCCTACTTCAGCCAGGGCTCGTACAAGGAGGCGCTGACGTCCCACCGCTACCAGCTCGTGCTGGCGATGAAGTGCAAGGACACGCAGGCAGCGGCCGCCGCCCTCACCTCGCTCGGCCACGTGTACACCGCGATCGGGGACTACCCGAACGCGCTCGCCTCGCACAAGCAGTGCGTGCAGCTGGTGAAGCAGATGGGCGACCGGTTGCAGGAGGCGCGCGAGATCGGCAACGTGGGCGCAGTCTACCTGGCGATGGGCGAGTTCGATTCGGCCGTCGACTGCCACACGCAGCATCTGCGGCTGGCCCGCAAGCTCGGCAACCAGGTGGAGGAGGCCCGGGCGTACAGCAACCTCGGCTCGAGCTACCACTACAAGCGCAACTTCACGCAGGCCATCACGTACCACGAGAGTGTGCTGCGCATCGCGCAGCAGCTGGGCGATCGGGCGATCGAGGCGCGCGCGTACGCCGGCCTTGGGCATGCGGCCCGCTGCGGCCACGACTTTGTGCAGGCGAAGCGGTGGCACGAGAAGCAGCTCGAGATGGCGCTGGCGGCGCGCGACAAGGTGGGCGAGGGGCGGGCCTGCTCCAACCTGGGCATCGTGTACCAGCTGCTCGGCGAGCACGACGCGGCGCTGAAGCTGCACCAGGCGCACCTCACCATCGCCCGGCAGCTGCAGGACAAGGCCGGCATGGGCCGGGCGTACGGCAACATCGGCAACGCGTACTCGGCCGCCGGCTACTACGAGTCGGCCATCAAGTACCACAAGCAGGAGCTGATCATCAGCAAGGAGGTGCACGACCGGAGCGCGGAAGCGTCCACCCACGGCAACCTGGCGGTCGCGTACCAGGCGCTCGGTGCGCACGACATGGCGCTGATGCACTACCGGGCCCATCTGAACATTGCGCGCGAGCTGAAGGACACGGCGGGCGAGGCGTGCGCCCTGCTCAACCTCGGCAACTGTCTGAGCTCGCGGCAGGAGTTCGCGCAGGCGGTACCGTACTACGAGCAGTACCTGATGCTGTCCCAGGAGCTGGGGGACGTGGCGGCCGAGGGCAAGGCGTGCCACTTTCTCGGCTACGCGCACTACTGCATCGGCAACTACCGGGAGGCGGTGCGGTACTACGATCAGGATCTGGCCCTCGCCAAGGACCTGCAGAACAAGATGAACATGGGGCGGGCGTACTGTAACCTGGGGCTGGCTCACCTCGCCCTCGGCAACACGGGCGGAGCGCTCGAGTGTCAGAAGTACTTCCTAGCGATCGCGCACATGACGAACCATCTCCCTGGGAAGTTCCGCGCGCTCGGCAACATCGGCGACGTGCTGATACGGATGGGCGACGTGGACGAGGCGATCAAGATGTACCAGCGGCAGCTGGCGCTCGCCCGCCAAACGCGCGAGCGGGGCATGGAGGCGGCCGCCTGCGGTGCGCTCGGGCTGGCCCACCGGCTGCTCAAGAAGCTGGACAAAGCGCTCGGGTACCACACGCAGGAGCTGACGCTGCGGCAGGAGATGAGCGATCTGCCCGGGGAGTGCCGGGCGCACGGGCATCTCGGCGCGGTGCACATGGCGCTGGGCAACTACACGCACGCGGTCAAGTGCTACCAGGAGCAGCTGGAGCGGGCCCAGGAGCTGCAGGACTCGGCGGTGGAGGCGCAAGCGTTCGGCAACCTGGGCATCGCGCGGCTCAACATGGGCCACTACGAAGACGCGATCGGGTACCTCGAGCAACAGCTCGGCACGCTCGAGCAAGTAAGCTCGCCGACCGCCCAGCACGATCGGGCGCGGGCCCTCGGCCACCTGGGAGACTGTTACGACGCGCTCGGCGACTACCACACCGAAGCGATCAAATGCCACGAGCGGCACCTGCAGCTAGCGATCGCACTGCAAAGCCCCCGGGACCAGGAGCGGGCGTACCGGGGCCTCGGCAACTGCTACAAATCCGTCGGCAACCTGCAGGAGGCGCTCGTGTGCCTCGAGAAGCGGCTGGTCGTGTCGCACGAGCTGGGCAGTGCGGAGGCGAAGGCGGCCGCGTACGGTGACCTCGGCAGCATCCACAGCGCCCTCGGCAACTACGAGCAGGCGATCAACTGCCTCGAGCACCAGCGGGACATTGCGCGCGAGCTGGGCGACCGGGTGCTGACGTCCGACGCGATCAGCGGGCTCGGCGCCGTGTTCCAGCAGATGGGCGACTACGACGAGTCGCTGCGCCTGCACAAGCAGGACCTGGAGCTGGGCGAAAGCGTGAACCACGCGACGCTGCAGGCACGGGCCAGCGGCAACCTCGGCTCCGTGTACGATGCGCTGCGCAACTACGCCGAGTCGGCCCGCTACTACGAGAAGCAGCTCACCCTGACCGCCGAccggcagacgaaggcgcacGCCTGCCTTGCCCTCGGCCGGGTGTACCACGCGATGGAGCAGGTGCCGCAGGCGGTCGGCTTCCTGCGGCAGGGGCTCGCCATCGCCCAGTCGCTCAACAAGCTGGAGGACGAGGCGAAGCTGCGCTACCGGCTCGGGCTGGCGCTCGTTGCGTCCGGCGAGGACGATGCCGCCCGCCAGCAGATGGAAAGTGCGGCCCAAATTCTCGAGTCGATCCGGAGCGATCAGGTGACGCCGGAAGGGCGCACCCAGCTGTACGACCTGCAGACCGCCTGCTACCAGACGCTGCAGCGCGTGCTGGTCGGGCTGGGGCGCACCGAGGAGGCGCTCGTCGCGGCCGAACGGTGCCGGTCGCGCCTCGGCGCCGACTCGAACCAGAGCGCGGAAAACTCGCTCAACAACCGGAAAACGCTGCTCACCTGCAGCGAGTACATCTTCGACACGGTCAACCGCAGCAAGACGAGCATCATCTACTACAGCCTGGCCGGGGCCGACCTGTACGCGTGGTTCCTGCAGCCCCAGAAGCGCATCGTGCGCTTTCACGCAACCAAACTGGACGACCAAACGCTGCCGATGCTGAAGCAGAAGGCGCTGGCGGGACCGGCTGGTGCCAGCACAGCCACCCTGGACACGAAGGGTGGAGGAGGTggtaagctggtggtgcaggaggGTGCAGGCGGTGACGACGGGTCGATGGGCGACGAGCAGAGCCTGCTGGCGCGGTACATCAACTACGTGCGCGACTGTCTCGGCGTCAACTCGGGCAGCGTGCTGCAGGAGGGCGACGGCAGTGGCTGGAAGTCGTCGAGCGAGAACCTGATCGACGATTTCACGAACGAGCGGGCCGGCTTTCTGCGCATGGTCAACCGGAACCATCTGCTCAACTCGAGCAACTACTCGCTCAGCTCGCTGTTCAGCCTCGGGAGTGTCGGTGGCTCGGTCGCCAGTCTGCAGGGCTCAACACGGTAAGAGACGCGCTTGatttgggggagggggaggatcGCGATCTTCTGGTGCTAATTGgtgtcttctctctctctctcgctctatctcttCAACAGATCGATCGGAAGCCTGCAGGGATCGACACGCTCGAGACGCTCGAACATGCTGCCACCGTGGCAGGGACCGTCCTGTCTGCACGTCCTCTACAATCTGCTGCTGGCGCCGTTCGAGGACCTGCTGCCGGACATTAGCACAAGTAAGCAACGCTCTTTAtactgttgttgtgtgttgttcacTCTCTCACCGgggtttttgctgttgttcaaTGATTCCTTTTCAGCTGCTCGAATTGGGCGCCGTGAGCTGATTCTCGTGCTGGAGAAGGAACTGTACCTGGTGCCGTTCGCCATCCTGCGCAGTGGCGATGAGGATGGCGAGTATCTGTCGGAACGGTGCTCGTTGCTTACCGTGCCGTCGCTGCACACGCTACGCCAGAAGAGTCGCATCAAGACGCGTGAACCTGGTAAGTGTAAACCTCTATTAAAGCAATAATTTGGAGATGCAGTGAAAGTTAAAATTTGGAGTTTTTTGCTGACTTTACTACAAAACAAGCTGAACTAGAACGTTTGCTACAACAAATGATAAGTAATTGAAGTACCCAAAGGTTACAAATGGTTTCAATTTGGTAGATTCTGAACCATTATTGGAATTGAAACTGATGTTAAACTCATGCCGGTACTGTAAGAGTTCATGTCACCATCATAATCATGGAACAGATCCCGAATTTCTATTGGTCTAGCAATTGAACTTCCCTGGACTGACTCCCAACCCTTACCGACCTTGAAATAGCTCTTGAACTTAcaccgatcctggaactgatcctaaACTCCTACTGATGCCGTACCCACACCATTCCTGAAGCTAATTCCGAACCCAAAACTCTgccctggaactgatcccCAACGCAAACCGGTCCTAGAACTGTTCCTGAACTCTTCCCTACCTGTCCTGGGAAAGGTTTCTGAACCCATACCCATTCCTGGAACTGAAATTGTACCCAAGACATTTCTCAAAAACACATGACGGGAATGTTTGTTAAGTCATACGAGACGACGACTCTACCACAGGACCGATCAAGACATTAAGCCTAGATACATAATCATCGTAGAATGGGTGATACTATTCGATAGCTGCGCCGGCTCCTACAAAGCCGGACAGAATTGTTTCCCAACCGGACTGCATTTTCCCGGGGCAAAGATTATTGACTATTAGGCTGATTGTGTCTTACTAATAAGTCTCGGAAGCCTGGATAGGAAGGCTCTTttccacgattttttttataaggaACTCTGGGAGAACCTCCGGTTGggccggtctcatggtacagtcatcaacttgtacgacttagcaacatgcccgtcatgggttcaagctccgaATGGACCAAACCACCATACGTAGGACCGATTATCTTGCTATGGCAATCAATAagccactgaaagccaagcccattagaggtacaggcaggccttgaccgacagcggttgttgtgccaaaggaGAAGAATTGGGAGAACCTCAAAAATGTCATAATGgtatttaaatttcataagAAATACTATCTACCAGTTGGGGAACTCAATGACCTCGCAATTGGTGAAAAATTCATAACATCACAGTCGCgcttttaaagaaaaatagacCCGTAACCCCAAAATTTCATCTCCACTTGTACATACTACTATGTTCGCACCTTGATGATCATCGAACCCCAACCACTAATGAACGTTCCTTTCTCTTCCCACCCAGCTGAAGGGCTGAACAGTGCGCTCGTGATCGGCGGACCAAAGATACCGTCCTCGCTGTCGGACACGTGGGGCTGGTCGGATTCGCCCGCCTCGCTGCAGGAGGCGGCCATGGTGTCCGACATGCTCAACACGAAGCCGCTCGTCAGCACGAGCGCAACCAAAGAGGCGATCGTGTCGGAGCTGCCGGCCGCCGAGTGCGTCCACTTTGCCGCGAACGTGAGCTGGAAGCTGGGCGCGGTCGTGCTCAGCCCGGGCGAGGTGCTCGATTCACCGAGCACTGGCAAGCGGTTCTATCCGAGCGCGGCCGGTGAACTGCTCGGCGCCGACAACGACGAAGAGCCGACCGACCTGTCCACCACCAACATGGAAATACCGCCCCTGTCCGACTTCATACTGAGTGCGGCCGATCTGCTGTCGATGAGGCTCACCGCCAAGCTGGTCGTGCTGAGCTCGTACCACTCGGTCGAACCGATCACGGGCAGCGGAGTGGCAAATCTTGCCAGCAGCTGGCTGTTTGCCGGCACCGGTGCCGTGCTCGTGTCGCTCTGGCCCGTGCCGGAAACGGCCGCCAAGATACTGCTGCGTGCGTTCTACTCCGCACTGCTGCAGGGTACGCGCGCCGCCCGTGCGCTGGCGGAAGCGATGCAAACCGTGCAGCACACGAAGCACTTTGCCCATCCGGCGAACTGGGCCGGCTTCATCCTGATCGGCGGGAACGTGCGGCTGTCCAACAAGGTGGCACTGATCGGGCAGGCGCTGTGCGAGCTGATGCGCACGCCGGACAAGTGCCGGGACGCGTTGCGCGTCTGTCTGCATCTGGTGGAGAAGAGCTTGCAGCGCATCCACCGCGGCCAGAAGAACGCAATGTACACGACGCAGAAGAGCATCGACAACAAGGCGGGCCCGGTGAGCGGCTGGAAGGATCTGCTGATGGCGGTCGGGTTCCGGTTCGAGCCGGCCGCCAACGGCATCCCGTCGAGCGTGTTCTTCCCGCAGAGCGACCCGGAGGACCGGCTGTCCCAGTGCTCGGCGAGCCTGCAGGCGCTGCTCGGGCTGTCCCCGACCACCCTGCACGCGCTGTCGAAGCTGGTGCACGGGGCGGAGATAGCGGACGAAATCATTGGCGTGATGCGCAACGTGGTGGCGCAGTTCCCGTCCAAGGCGACCGACAACGAGAGCGCGATCGATGTGCCGCTGAGCGTGCGGCTGTGGCGTGTGTCCGGCTGCCACGAGCTGCTCGC comes from the Anopheles coluzzii chromosome 2, AcolN3, whole genome shotgun sequence genome and includes:
- the LOC120952907 gene encoding tetratricopeptide repeat protein 28 isoform X2, with protein sequence MSQRDFSENEPEGTPELPAANRALFLEKVRQSNTACQNGDFSTAVQLYTDALGLDPGNHILYSNRSAARLKQGQFALALQDATRARELCPQWPKAYFRQGVALQCLGRYGEALAAFSAGLAQDPNSKQLLAGLVEASIKSPLRHALEPTFQQLKAMKLDQSPFVVISVVGQELLGAGQYHAAVTVLESALRIGSCSLKLRGSVFSALSSAHWALNQLDKAIAYMQQDLAVAKSLGDTAGECRAHGNLGSAYFSQGSYKEALTSHRYQLVLAMKCKDTQAAAAALTSLGHVYTAIGDYPNALASHKQCVQLVKQMGDRLQEAREIGNVGAVYLAMGEFDSAVDCHTQHLRLARKLGNQVEEARAYSNLGSSYHYKRNFTQAITYHESVLRIAQQLGDRAIEARAYAGLGHAARCGHDFVQAKRWHEKQLEMALAARDKVGEGRACSNLGIVYQLLGEHDAALKLHQAHLTIARQLQDKAGMGRAYGNIGNAYSAAGYYESAIKYHKQELIISKEVHDRSAEASTHGNLAVAYQALGAHDMALMHYRAHLNIARELKDTAGEACALLNLGNCLSSRQEFAQAVPYYEQYLMLSQELGDVAAEGKACHFLGYAHYCIGNYREAVRYYDQDLALAKDLQNKMNMGRAYCNLGLAHLALGNTGGALECQKYFLAIAHMTNHLPGKFRALGNIGDVLIRMGDVDEAIKMYQRQLALARQTRERGMEAAACGALGLAHRLLKKLDKALGYHTQELTLRQEMSDLPGECRAHGHLGAVHMALGNYTHAVKCYQEQLERAQELQDSAVEAQAFGNLGIARLNMGHYEDAIGYLEQQLGTLEQVSSPTAQHDRARALGHLGDCYDALGDYHTEAIKCHERHLQLAIALQSPRDQERAYRGLGNCYKSVGNLQEALVCLEKRLVVSHELGSAEAKAAAYGDLGSIHSALGNYEQAINCLEHQRDIARELGDRVLTSDAISGLGAVFQQMGDYDESLRLHKQDLELGESVNHATLQARASGNLGSVYDALRNYAESARYYEKQLTLTADRQTKAHACLALGRVYHAMEQVPQAVGFLRQGLAIAQSLNKLEDEAKLRYRLGLALVASGEDDAARQQMESAAQILESIRSDQVTPEGRTQLYDLQTACYQTLQRVLVGLGRTEEALVAAERCRSRLGADSNQSAENSLNNRKTLLTCSEYIFDTVNRSKTSIIYYSLAGADLYAWFLQPQKRIVRFHATKLDDQTLPMLKQKALAGPAGASTATLDTKGGGGGKLVVQEGAGGDDGSMGDEQSLLARYINYVRDCLGVNSGSVLQEGDGSGWKSSSENLIDDFTNERAGFLRMVNRNHLLNSSNYSLSSLFSLGSVGGSVASLQGSTRSIGSLQGSTRSRRSNMLPPWQGPSCLHVLYNLLLAPFEDLLPDISTTARIGRRELILVLEKELYLVPFAILRSGDEDGEYLSERCSLLTVPSLHTLRQKSRIKTREPAEGLNSALVIGGPKIPSSLSDTWGWSDSPASLQEAAMVSDMLNTKPLVSTSATKEAIVSELPAAECVHFAANVSWKLGAVVLSPGEVLDSPSTGKRFYPSAAGELLGADNDEEPTDLSTTNMEIPPLSDFILSAADLLSMRLTAKLVVLSSYHSVEPITGSGVANLASSWLFAGTGAVLVSLWPVPETAAKILLRAFYSALLQGTRAARALAEAMQTVQHTKHFAHPANWAGFILIGGNVRLSNKVALIGQALCELMRTPDKCRDALRVCLHLVEKSLQRIHRGQKNAMYTTQKSIDNKAGPVSGWKDLLMAVGFRFEPAANGIPSSVFFPQSDPEDRLSQCSASLQALLGLSPTTLHALSKLVHGAEIADEIIGVMRNVVAQFPSKATDNESAIDVPLSVRLWRVSGCHELLASLGFDLMEVGQDQVTLRTGKQANRRNCQFVLQALLALFDTQEAPKSLGIESSSSSESLNEEDEQDEQGAAAAQQSTGQQSQQSQSQSAQQQQQQQQSSQQQVTQQQQQQQMKVSSSVSPTPTSGDSQQRSISPAVTVKSQSSYNFSRPPLPLRRVPFLSTRSAFISYVRRRGEPDGGQTDSAQTAPAANGPALDTSLANTTDSELSDGYTTQQILLKSDHLAKGLGYSSLRGTIKVSRPGGGGESDAAFTPSPPVTIQTVDQNVSLALAHQTRIKNLYTNNGNGLLHGTMNGGHGQTAAPSGLASGYAGLPDGVHHHPNPVHHHRRPDSSSSASSATDWEGSGHATVLRRAAGHQGHHLPPLPPPRQTLPMVESLRPLAPLAPVYNNINGAVGPSSVGGVVGVAGGKSGGQKSLSVLESTSSDSEFERSFDLPPGGPGPSNAASISSKLTSLAHSLQSMRTRNKLKMGPMPHIPTAAGQQHLQQHHQQQQQQHQQQQQQQQLHQQQLHGHPLHSTTSTISRSKLPVDQFGFLDRLSCRTEISSAATLGSLAAPPRKPLSTLPDDERTLNLNANKLYFSPTDAEMLPLAEASPADLGLGGKVAASHTASAHAPPLGGVGAGAPGPGAASSKDVQPGAKSSQKTIQDSILRHMSREMTPTISEVYHERNIGLGLAPSLSKLLLSKNYDESPDLGKGSGSNSSNGGGAGAGGALSAGGASSAAAAAASMLNKPSAALTVGNLAEAMNEIEMNATTSSKLDEGACAICHSPSDLLCGCSATSTVAAVAAMTAALGASTMAKKSSSNKPWLSNVSPNIVKASDLTTADILEQQKQLKSSVSSGLTSNLSSSTENSLSTVVKRSGSPFSDLSRRDEGDGRSVADSQCSGSFRTDITGSTVATSKSQQQQQQIVSSSSQQQQQQQQQKQQSTQQQQLQTQQSTGGGGDPNGSSAAQQMASSVTMPTGTTVTQQRGKYIIDT
- the LOC120952907 gene encoding tetratricopeptide repeat protein 28 isoform X1, producing the protein MHTERRHRHRGRGTVAGHHQTGVGSSGTVVTATAAISAHHQQQQQQQQQQQPAIHPTVWEILSAELILSNEPEGTPELPAANRALFLEKVRQSNTACQNGDFSTAVQLYTDALGLDPGNHILYSNRSAARLKQGQFALALQDATRARELCPQWPKAYFRQGVALQCLGRYGEALAAFSAGLAQDPNSKQLLAGLVEASIKSPLRHALEPTFQQLKAMKLDQSPFVVISVVGQELLGAGQYHAAVTVLESALRIGSCSLKLRGSVFSALSSAHWALNQLDKAIAYMQQDLAVAKSLGDTAGECRAHGNLGSAYFSQGSYKEALTSHRYQLVLAMKCKDTQAAAAALTSLGHVYTAIGDYPNALASHKQCVQLVKQMGDRLQEAREIGNVGAVYLAMGEFDSAVDCHTQHLRLARKLGNQVEEARAYSNLGSSYHYKRNFTQAITYHESVLRIAQQLGDRAIEARAYAGLGHAARCGHDFVQAKRWHEKQLEMALAARDKVGEGRACSNLGIVYQLLGEHDAALKLHQAHLTIARQLQDKAGMGRAYGNIGNAYSAAGYYESAIKYHKQELIISKEVHDRSAEASTHGNLAVAYQALGAHDMALMHYRAHLNIARELKDTAGEACALLNLGNCLSSRQEFAQAVPYYEQYLMLSQELGDVAAEGKACHFLGYAHYCIGNYREAVRYYDQDLALAKDLQNKMNMGRAYCNLGLAHLALGNTGGALECQKYFLAIAHMTNHLPGKFRALGNIGDVLIRMGDVDEAIKMYQRQLALARQTRERGMEAAACGALGLAHRLLKKLDKALGYHTQELTLRQEMSDLPGECRAHGHLGAVHMALGNYTHAVKCYQEQLERAQELQDSAVEAQAFGNLGIARLNMGHYEDAIGYLEQQLGTLEQVSSPTAQHDRARALGHLGDCYDALGDYHTEAIKCHERHLQLAIALQSPRDQERAYRGLGNCYKSVGNLQEALVCLEKRLVVSHELGSAEAKAAAYGDLGSIHSALGNYEQAINCLEHQRDIARELGDRVLTSDAISGLGAVFQQMGDYDESLRLHKQDLELGESVNHATLQARASGNLGSVYDALRNYAESARYYEKQLTLTADRQTKAHACLALGRVYHAMEQVPQAVGFLRQGLAIAQSLNKLEDEAKLRYRLGLALVASGEDDAARQQMESAAQILESIRSDQVTPEGRTQLYDLQTACYQTLQRVLVGLGRTEEALVAAERCRSRLGADSNQSAENSLNNRKTLLTCSEYIFDTVNRSKTSIIYYSLAGADLYAWFLQPQKRIVRFHATKLDDQTLPMLKQKALAGPAGASTATLDTKGGGGGKLVVQEGAGGDDGSMGDEQSLLARYINYVRDCLGVNSGSVLQEGDGSGWKSSSENLIDDFTNERAGFLRMVNRNHLLNSSNYSLSSLFSLGSVGGSVASLQGSTRSIGSLQGSTRSRRSNMLPPWQGPSCLHVLYNLLLAPFEDLLPDISTTARIGRRELILVLEKELYLVPFAILRSGDEDGEYLSERCSLLTVPSLHTLRQKSRIKTREPAEGLNSALVIGGPKIPSSLSDTWGWSDSPASLQEAAMVSDMLNTKPLVSTSATKEAIVSELPAAECVHFAANVSWKLGAVVLSPGEVLDSPSTGKRFYPSAAGELLGADNDEEPTDLSTTNMEIPPLSDFILSAADLLSMRLTAKLVVLSSYHSVEPITGSGVANLASSWLFAGTGAVLVSLWPVPETAAKILLRAFYSALLQGTRAARALAEAMQTVQHTKHFAHPANWAGFILIGGNVRLSNKVALIGQALCELMRTPDKCRDALRVCLHLVEKSLQRIHRGQKNAMYTTQKSIDNKAGPVSGWKDLLMAVGFRFEPAANGIPSSVFFPQSDPEDRLSQCSASLQALLGLSPTTLHALSKLVHGAEIADEIIGVMRNVVAQFPSKATDNESAIDVPLSVRLWRVSGCHELLASLGFDLMEVGQDQVTLRTGKQANRRNCQFVLQALLALFDTQEAPKSLGIESSSSSESLNEEDEQDEQGAAAAQQSTGQQSQQSQSQSAQQQQQQQQSSQQQVTQQQQQQQMKVSSSVSPTPTSGDSQQRSISPAVTVKSQSSYNFSRPPLPLRRVPFLSTRSAFISYVRRRGEPDGGQTDSAQTAPAANGPALDTSLANTTDSELSDGYTTQQILLKSDHLAKGLGYSSLRGTIKVSRPGGGGESDAAFTPSPPVTIQTVDQNVSLALAHQTRIKNLYTNNGNGLLHGTMNGGHGQTAAPSGLASGYAGLPDGVHHHPNPVHHHRRPDSSSSASSATDWEGSGHATVLRRAAGHQGHHLPPLPPPRQTLPMVESLRPLAPLAPVYNNINGAVGPSSVGGVVGVAGGKSGGQKSLSVLESTSSDSEFERSFDLPPGGPGPSNAASISSKLTSLAHSLQSMRTRNKLKMGPMPHIPTAAGQQHLQQHHQQQQQQHQQQQQQQQLHQQQLHGHPLHSTTSTISRSKLPVDQFGFLDRLSCRTEISSAATLGSLAAPPRKPLSTLPDDERTLNLNANKLYFSPTDAEMLPLAEASPADLGLGGKVAASHTASAHAPPLGGVGAGAPGPGAASSKDVQPGAKSSQKTIQDSILRHMSREMTPTISEVYHERNIGLGLAPSLSKLLLSKNYDESPDLGKGSGSNSSNGGGAGAGGALSAGGASSAAAAAASMLNKPSAALTVGNLAEAMNEIEMNATTSSKLDEGACAICHSPSDLLCGCSATSTVAAVAAMTAALGASTMAKKSSSNKPWLSNVSPNIVKASDLTTADILEQQKQLKSSVSSGLTSNLSSSTENSLSTVVKRSGSPFSDLSRRDEGDGRSVADSQCSGSFRTDITGSTVATSKSQQQQQQIVSSSSQQQQQQQQQKQQSTQQQQLQTQQSTGGGGDPNGSSAAQQMASSVTMPTGTTVTQQRGKYIIDT